From a single Microbacterium terrisoli genomic region:
- the glpK gene encoding glycerol kinase GlpK: MSDYVIAIDQGTTSSRAIIFDKAGSIISVGQLEHEQIFPKPGWVEHNPMEIWNNTREVIGQALSRANLTRHDIAAVGITNQRETAVVWDKNTGEPVYNAIVWQDTRTQSIVDDLGRDGGPERFKDVVGLPLATYFSGTKIKWILDNVAGARERAEAGDLYFGNTDSWVLWNLTGGVNGGVHATDVTNASRTMFMDLTTLQWRQDILDVFGVPLSMMPEIRSSSEVYGTVEPNSLLREVPVAGILGDQQAATFGQAAFRSGEAKNTYGTGNFLIFNTGEEIVHSKNGLLTTVGYKLGDAAPHYALEGSIAVTGSLVQWLRDNLGIISSAPDIEQLALSVEDNGGAYFVPAFSGLFAPYWRADARGALVGLTRFVNKGHIARAALEATAFQTREVLDAVNADSGVPLTELKVDGGMTANDVLMQFQADILDVPVVRPVVAETTALGAAYAAGLAVGFWNDQDELRGNWQEDRRWVPQMDPAERDRLLRNWKKAVTKTFDWVDDDVK, encoded by the coding sequence GTGAGCGACTATGTCATCGCCATCGACCAGGGTACGACCTCGAGTCGTGCGATCATCTTCGACAAGGCAGGGTCGATCATCTCGGTCGGCCAGCTCGAGCATGAGCAGATCTTCCCCAAGCCCGGGTGGGTCGAGCACAATCCGATGGAGATCTGGAACAACACCCGCGAAGTGATCGGTCAGGCGCTCAGCCGCGCCAACCTCACCCGTCACGACATCGCGGCCGTGGGCATCACCAATCAGCGCGAGACCGCTGTGGTGTGGGACAAGAACACCGGCGAACCTGTCTACAACGCGATCGTGTGGCAGGACACCCGGACGCAGAGCATCGTCGACGACCTCGGACGCGACGGCGGACCCGAGCGGTTCAAGGATGTGGTCGGACTTCCGCTGGCGACGTACTTCTCGGGCACGAAGATCAAGTGGATCCTCGACAACGTGGCCGGTGCCCGTGAGCGCGCCGAAGCCGGAGACCTGTACTTCGGCAACACCGACAGCTGGGTGCTGTGGAACCTCACCGGCGGCGTCAACGGAGGCGTGCACGCCACCGACGTGACCAATGCCAGCCGCACGATGTTCATGGATCTGACGACGCTGCAGTGGCGGCAGGACATCCTCGACGTCTTCGGGGTGCCGCTGTCGATGATGCCCGAGATCCGCAGCTCGTCCGAGGTCTACGGCACCGTCGAACCGAACAGCCTGCTGCGCGAGGTCCCGGTGGCGGGCATCCTCGGCGACCAGCAGGCGGCCACGTTCGGTCAGGCGGCCTTCCGCAGCGGCGAGGCGAAGAACACCTACGGCACCGGCAACTTCCTGATCTTCAACACGGGCGAGGAGATCGTCCACTCCAAGAACGGGCTGCTGACCACGGTGGGCTACAAGCTCGGCGACGCGGCGCCGCACTACGCTCTGGAGGGCTCGATCGCCGTCACCGGCTCGCTGGTGCAGTGGTTGCGCGACAACCTCGGGATCATCTCCTCGGCCCCCGACATCGAACAGCTCGCGCTGAGCGTGGAAGACAACGGCGGAGCGTACTTCGTGCCGGCCTTCTCGGGCCTGTTCGCCCCGTACTGGCGCGCAGACGCGCGCGGTGCGCTGGTGGGACTGACCCGCTTCGTCAACAAGGGGCACATCGCCCGTGCGGCGTTGGAGGCCACGGCCTTCCAGACCCGCGAGGTGCTGGATGCCGTCAACGCCGACTCCGGCGTTCCGCTGACCGAGCTCAAGGTGGACGGCGGCATGACCGCCAACGACGTGCTGATGCAGTTCCAGGCCGACATCCTCGATGTTCCGGTGGTGCGCCCGGTCGTGGCCGAGACCACCGCACTGGGTGCCGCGTACGCGGCAGGGCTCGCGGTCGGCTTCTGGAACGACCAGGACGAGCTGCGCGGCAACTGGCAGGAGGACCGGCGCTGGGTGCCCCAGATGGATCCCGCTGAGCGCGACCGCCTGCTGCGCAACTGGAAGAAGGCCGTCACCAAGACGTTCGACTGGGTCGACGACGACGTGAAGTGA
- a CDS encoding IclR family transcriptional regulator translates to MTMIQAIDRAAMILQCLQGARHLGISELAEAVDLPASTVHGIVKSLQTHGLVARESDGRRYMLGPALLKLSSVYLESLEVRARAMRWTQELARRTGCAVRLGVSLGREVIIIHHNRRPDESQQMLETGIVIPVHASALGKVLLAYDPELADDVLAMPLPSLSNATLTDPSEIRLELARVADRGLGVEQDEAVLGESSVAAPVADRSARVIAAVSIVMPSTQWPPETSALNDLREAARNISRELGCAVWPPRVDDAS, encoded by the coding sequence ATGACGATGATCCAGGCGATCGATCGTGCGGCGATGATCCTGCAGTGCCTGCAGGGCGCGCGCCACCTCGGCATCAGCGAGCTGGCCGAGGCCGTGGATCTGCCGGCCTCGACGGTGCATGGGATCGTCAAGTCGCTCCAGACGCACGGCCTGGTCGCCCGCGAGAGCGATGGGCGCCGGTACATGCTGGGGCCGGCGCTGCTGAAGCTGTCCAGCGTGTATCTGGAGAGCCTGGAGGTGCGTGCGCGCGCGATGCGGTGGACGCAGGAGCTCGCCCGCCGTACGGGGTGCGCTGTGCGACTGGGGGTCTCCCTCGGGCGCGAGGTCATCATCATCCACCACAACCGGCGGCCCGATGAGAGCCAGCAGATGCTCGAGACCGGCATCGTGATCCCTGTGCACGCCTCGGCTCTGGGCAAGGTGCTGCTGGCCTACGACCCGGAGCTGGCCGACGACGTGCTGGCGATGCCGCTGCCGAGTCTGAGCAACGCGACCCTCACCGACCCGAGCGAGATCCGCCTCGAGCTCGCGCGGGTGGCCGACCGCGGACTGGGCGTGGAGCAGGACGAGGCGGTGCTGGGGGAGTCCTCGGTCGCAGCCCCGGTGGCCGACCGCAGCGCGCGGGTGATCGCCGCCGTGTCGATCGTGATGCCCTCCACGCAATGGCCGCCCGAGACCAGCGCGCTGAACGATCTGCGCGAGGCGGCCCGCAACATCTCGCGCGAGCTGGGTTGCGCCGTGTGGCCACCGCGCGTGGACGACGCTTCCTGA
- the dhaK gene encoding dihydroxyacetone kinase subunit DhaK, protein MKKLINGVEDVVTDALIGIQAAHPELRVDHANRVVFRGDAPRAGKVGVISGGGSGHEPLHGGFVGFGMLDAACAGEIFTSPTPDQMMAATTGVDGGAGVLHIVKNYTGDVMNFDMAAEMAAAESGVKVETVVVDDDVAVQDSLYTAGRRGVGLTVLLEKIVGAAAESGRDLAAVAQMARDVNAAGRSMGIALTSCTVPAAGKPTFDLPDDQMEVGIGIHGEPGRRRVPLAPAREVAQMLAEPVLADLDFTGAPTIVMLNGMGATPLLELYLMYGEVARILETAGVSIARNLVGNYITSLDMAGCSLTVLRATDDMLKLWDAPVSTPGLRWGM, encoded by the coding sequence ATGAAGAAACTCATCAACGGTGTCGAGGATGTCGTCACCGATGCTTTGATCGGAATCCAGGCTGCCCACCCGGAGCTGCGCGTGGACCACGCCAACCGCGTCGTATTCCGAGGCGACGCTCCGCGAGCGGGAAAGGTCGGGGTGATCTCGGGCGGTGGATCGGGGCACGAACCGCTGCACGGCGGTTTCGTGGGCTTCGGAATGCTGGATGCCGCGTGCGCGGGTGAGATCTTCACCTCGCCCACGCCCGACCAGATGATGGCGGCCACCACGGGAGTGGACGGCGGCGCCGGCGTGCTGCACATCGTGAAGAACTACACCGGAGATGTCATGAACTTCGACATGGCCGCAGAGATGGCGGCGGCGGAGTCGGGCGTGAAGGTCGAGACCGTCGTGGTGGACGACGACGTCGCGGTGCAGGACTCGCTGTACACGGCCGGGCGTCGTGGAGTGGGTCTGACGGTGCTGCTGGAGAAGATAGTGGGAGCTGCCGCCGAGTCGGGTCGTGACCTCGCCGCCGTGGCGCAGATGGCGCGCGATGTGAACGCCGCCGGCCGCTCGATGGGCATCGCCCTGACCAGCTGCACCGTGCCGGCCGCAGGAAAGCCCACGTTCGATCTGCCCGATGACCAGATGGAGGTGGGCATCGGCATCCACGGCGAACCTGGGCGACGCCGCGTGCCGCTGGCGCCTGCGCGCGAGGTCGCGCAGATGCTCGCCGAGCCGGTGCTGGCCGACCTCGACTTCACGGGAGCCCCCACCATCGTGATGCTCAACGGCATGGGTGCCACTCCCCTGCTGGAGCTGTATCTGATGTACGGAGAGGTCGCCCGCATCCTCGAGACCGCCGGGGTGAGCATCGCCCGCAACCTGGTGGGCAATTACATCACATCGCTGGACATGGCCGGGTGCTCGCTGACGGTGCTGCGCGCCACCGACGACATGCTGAAGCTGTGGGACGCACCGGTGAGCACTCCCGGGCTGCGCTGGGGGATGTGA
- the dhaL gene encoding dihydroxyacetone kinase subunit DhaL → MTDLIDVGDLIAWLHRFRDVIAENRTYLTELDSAIGDADHGTNMARGMDAVVAKLDPAPATVADLFKKVGMTLVTSVGGASGPLYGTFFLRMGAAVGSDTQLDGQELAGALRAGLDGIVARGKAEAGDKTMYDALQPAMDALDWALDGDASLAVALRQSAAAAAKGRDATIPLVARKGRASYLGERSAGHLDPGATSATLLMQALADQVAGQD, encoded by the coding sequence ATGACGGACCTGATCGATGTGGGCGATCTGATCGCCTGGCTGCACCGCTTCCGAGACGTCATCGCGGAGAACCGCACCTACCTCACCGAGCTGGACTCGGCGATCGGCGATGCTGACCACGGCACGAACATGGCGCGGGGCATGGATGCCGTGGTCGCCAAACTGGATCCGGCCCCGGCCACCGTCGCCGACCTGTTCAAGAAGGTCGGGATGACGCTGGTGACCTCGGTGGGCGGTGCCAGCGGACCGCTGTACGGCACCTTCTTCCTGCGCATGGGCGCGGCGGTCGGCAGCGACACCCAGCTGGACGGCCAAGAGCTCGCCGGTGCCCTGCGTGCAGGCCTGGACGGCATCGTGGCACGCGGCAAGGCCGAGGCCGGCGACAAGACCATGTACGACGCCCTGCAGCCGGCGATGGACGCTCTGGACTGGGCCCTGGACGGCGACGCGTCGCTGGCGGTGGCCCTCCGACAGTCGGCGGCAGCGGCGGCCAAGGGGCGAGACGCGACCATTCCGCTGGTGGCGCGCAAGGGCCGGGCCAGCTATCTGGGCGAGCGCAGTGCGGGTCACCTCGACCCCGGTGCGACCTCGGCGACGCTGCTCATGCAGGCTCTGGCCGACCAGGTGGCCGGCCAGGACTGA
- the ptsP gene encoding phosphoenolpyruvate--protein phosphotransferase, protein MTGIVAVSHSRALAEAAVALALEMVADAPPRIVIAAGTDDGRTGTDATRVADAIVEADDDGVVVIMDLGSAVLSAELALELLPHPVQTRLVAAPFVEGLLAAAVRAAGGAGLDEVAREATAALSAKSSQLDDSPGAGPTGADDAAHAPTTPEVAAPSPDGGEGDATRAQAVLINAAGLHARPAAQLAAAAARYDADTRISVRDGASVPAVSPTGLATLAARAGDTVTITARGPGAAAAVQALIALIESGFGEDEAAPAEPEPQTGRAHPDQTPRNGEVGSAAAEGRGVSPGRVLGTVARMPDPVPEPDPDARVAVGDRDAAVRRVWDASARVAAHLQARARDHEGPARDILAATEAMAADSAVLDRAAAAVRDEGVTPERAVWTVFSDIAAQLHALGGLQAERAGDVRDIRGRLVAALTGQATPGIPDLDHPFVLVATDLAPADTAELTTQRCLAIVTAEGGPTSHTAILARTLGIPAVVAFAGATGLLDGMTVLVDGSTGEVIVDPTPAQAATATTGPAGAADSADAAAKGPAVTADGSPVVLLANIGEPTEVPGAVASGASGVGLFRTEFAFLGRDEEPDVDEQAHVYGTVLAGFCGQKVIMRTLDAGSDKPLPFLTPNDEPNPALGVRGLRTALAHPEVLDGQLRAIAQAVHDAAAACSQPTDVGVMAPMIATADEAEAFAARARAAGIAQVGIMIETPAAALLAEELLIHVDFASIGTNDLAQYTLAADRTVGALADLNDPWQPAVLRLVQAAAQAGVRTGKPVGVCGEAAADPLLACVLVGMGVTSLSMTARMIPAVGAKLRAVTRAACERAAVASAAADSAAHARDAARAVLTASPA, encoded by the coding sequence GTGACCGGAATCGTCGCTGTCTCGCACAGCCGTGCGCTGGCCGAGGCGGCCGTGGCACTGGCATTGGAGATGGTCGCTGACGCTCCTCCGCGCATCGTGATCGCCGCCGGCACCGACGACGGACGCACCGGCACCGACGCGACGCGGGTGGCCGATGCGATCGTGGAGGCAGACGACGACGGAGTGGTGGTCATCATGGACCTCGGCTCGGCGGTGCTCAGCGCCGAGCTCGCCCTCGAGCTGCTGCCGCACCCGGTGCAGACCAGGCTGGTGGCGGCACCGTTCGTCGAGGGACTTCTGGCCGCCGCGGTGCGCGCCGCCGGAGGTGCCGGGCTCGACGAGGTCGCACGCGAGGCGACGGCCGCGCTGTCGGCGAAATCATCGCAGCTGGATGACTCACCCGGAGCCGGGCCGACCGGTGCGGATGACGCAGCGCACGCTCCGACGACACCCGAGGTTGCCGCGCCGAGCCCAGACGGCGGCGAGGGTGACGCGACCCGCGCGCAGGCGGTGCTGATCAACGCCGCAGGACTGCACGCACGACCGGCCGCCCAACTCGCGGCGGCGGCGGCGCGCTACGACGCCGACACGCGCATCTCGGTGCGAGACGGGGCTTCGGTGCCGGCGGTCAGCCCCACGGGGCTTGCCACTCTGGCCGCCCGCGCCGGCGACACGGTGACCATCACCGCACGCGGCCCCGGCGCGGCCGCAGCCGTGCAGGCGCTGATCGCGCTGATCGAGAGCGGATTCGGCGAGGACGAGGCGGCACCGGCCGAACCGGAGCCGCAGACCGGGCGTGCTCACCCCGACCAGACACCGCGCAACGGTGAGGTCGGATCGGCCGCCGCAGAGGGGCGGGGCGTGAGCCCCGGACGCGTGCTGGGGACGGTGGCCCGCATGCCCGACCCGGTGCCCGAACCCGATCCCGATGCGCGTGTCGCCGTCGGCGACCGTGACGCGGCCGTGCGCCGGGTGTGGGATGCCTCGGCGCGCGTGGCAGCCCACCTGCAGGCCCGTGCACGAGACCACGAAGGCCCAGCCCGCGACATCCTCGCCGCCACCGAGGCGATGGCCGCCGATTCCGCCGTGCTCGACCGTGCCGCAGCCGCTGTCCGCGACGAGGGGGTCACACCCGAGCGGGCGGTGTGGACCGTCTTCAGCGACATCGCCGCGCAGCTGCATGCGCTCGGCGGCCTGCAGGCCGAGCGCGCCGGCGACGTCCGCGATATCCGCGGGCGGCTCGTGGCCGCGCTGACCGGGCAGGCCACCCCCGGCATCCCGGACCTGGACCATCCCTTCGTGCTGGTGGCCACCGATCTCGCCCCGGCAGACACGGCCGAGCTCACCACCCAGCGGTGCCTGGCGATCGTGACCGCCGAGGGCGGACCCACCTCGCACACGGCGATCCTGGCGCGCACGCTCGGCATCCCCGCCGTCGTGGCCTTCGCCGGCGCCACCGGTCTTCTCGACGGCATGACCGTGCTCGTGGACGGCTCGACCGGTGAGGTGATCGTCGATCCCACCCCCGCTCAGGCGGCGACCGCGACGACCGGCCCTGCCGGCGCTGCGGACTCGGCCGACGCGGCTGCGAAAGGCCCTGCGGTCACCGCCGACGGCTCGCCGGTGGTGCTGCTGGCCAACATCGGAGAGCCGACCGAGGTGCCCGGTGCGGTCGCTTCCGGCGCGTCGGGAGTCGGGCTGTTCCGCACCGAATTCGCCTTCCTCGGCCGTGACGAAGAACCGGACGTCGATGAGCAGGCGCATGTGTACGGCACGGTCCTGGCGGGGTTCTGCGGGCAGAAGGTCATCATGCGGACCCTGGATGCCGGCTCCGACAAGCCGCTGCCGTTCCTCACCCCGAACGACGAGCCCAACCCCGCGCTGGGTGTGCGAGGGCTGCGCACGGCGCTCGCCCACCCGGAAGTGCTCGACGGGCAGCTGCGCGCCATCGCACAGGCAGTGCACGATGCAGCCGCGGCCTGCTCGCAGCCGACCGATGTCGGCGTCATGGCGCCGATGATCGCCACCGCCGACGAGGCCGAGGCGTTCGCCGCACGCGCACGGGCCGCAGGCATCGCGCAGGTCGGCATCATGATCGAGACTCCCGCCGCCGCGCTCCTGGCCGAAGAGCTTCTGATCCACGTCGATTTCGCGAGTATCGGCACGAACGACCTGGCGCAGTACACTCTGGCCGCCGATCGCACCGTCGGTGCGCTGGCCGATCTGAACGACCCGTGGCAGCCGGCGGTGCTGCGGCTCGTGCAGGCCGCCGCGCAGGCGGGAGTGCGCACCGGCAAACCGGTGGGCGTGTGCGGTGAGGCCGCCGCCGACCCGCTGCTGGCCTGCGTGCTGGTCGGGATGGGGGTGACGAGCCTGTCGATGACGGCGCGGATGATCCCCGCCGTCGGCGCGAAGCTGCGCGCGGTCACCCGTGCGGCGTGCGAACGTGCGGCGGTGGCAAGTGCGGCCGCCGATTCGGCCGCGCACGCGCGGGATGCCGCGCGCGCCGTCCTGACGGCATCCCCCGCCTGA
- a CDS encoding helix-turn-helix transcriptional regulator — protein MSDAEMQTVGGVLRRLAGAVTAGSGRAQPARLSQLLMSFVAHDALGILLLDSAGARLQGAGDLTAFEHVTPAELADLQRTARPGTAHSVPWAVGGDRAQALQLTSRGGVPLILVAPHPRPGGVAAALDLWNVVAQSTQNATDIALPRALRVERATSGERLEAVTELADEYSATLESILGALRASHLDDRAARASATALAAAGLVTLRTAADRVVSSAQESVAGAFARLREDLRPIVRYQDLEVEFVEPPADGRPLPSEVARGARAAVRGSILALLDSPEVSRVRVQWDCDGTNLLIDVRDDGAGGATGDAVQLKLVRQRVHALGGSFELDATRGWGTHITIVIPLDPPQTAAGGAVEWGLRPREIDVLSRLAAGRRNREIAAELSISENTVKFHVGRIYRKLHVQSRAEATARYLSQPGVEL, from the coding sequence ATGTCGGATGCCGAGATGCAGACCGTCGGCGGTGTTCTGCGCCGCCTCGCCGGAGCCGTCACTGCTGGCTCGGGTCGCGCGCAGCCGGCCCGGCTGTCGCAGTTGCTGATGTCGTTCGTCGCCCACGATGCGCTCGGCATCCTCCTGCTGGACTCCGCCGGCGCACGCCTCCAGGGTGCCGGCGACCTCACCGCCTTCGAGCACGTCACGCCTGCGGAGCTGGCCGACCTGCAGCGAACGGCGCGGCCGGGCACCGCGCACAGTGTGCCGTGGGCCGTCGGCGGCGACCGTGCTCAGGCTCTGCAGCTCACGTCGCGGGGCGGTGTGCCGCTGATCCTGGTGGCGCCGCACCCCCGTCCCGGCGGCGTGGCCGCGGCACTGGATCTGTGGAACGTGGTGGCCCAGTCCACCCAGAACGCGACGGATATCGCGTTGCCTCGCGCTCTGCGCGTCGAGCGGGCGACTTCGGGCGAACGGCTGGAGGCGGTCACCGAACTCGCCGACGAGTACTCGGCCACGCTCGAGTCGATCCTCGGCGCTCTGCGGGCATCGCATCTGGATGATCGGGCAGCGCGCGCGTCGGCCACCGCGTTGGCCGCCGCGGGCCTGGTCACACTGCGCACCGCCGCGGACCGCGTGGTCTCTTCGGCGCAGGAATCGGTCGCGGGAGCATTCGCCCGTCTGCGCGAGGACCTTCGCCCGATCGTGCGGTACCAAGACCTGGAGGTCGAATTCGTCGAGCCGCCGGCGGACGGTCGGCCCCTGCCCAGTGAGGTGGCCCGCGGCGCTCGCGCCGCCGTGCGCGGCTCGATCCTCGCCCTCCTGGACAGCCCCGAGGTCAGCCGCGTGCGAGTGCAATGGGACTGCGACGGCACGAACCTGCTGATCGACGTGCGTGACGACGGGGCCGGGGGCGCGACCGGTGACGCGGTGCAGCTGAAGCTCGTGCGCCAACGGGTGCACGCACTGGGCGGCAGCTTCGAGCTGGATGCGACGCGTGGCTGGGGGACGCACATCACCATCGTCATTCCCCTGGATCCGCCGCAGACGGCCGCCGGGGGTGCGGTGGAGTGGGGCCTGCGGCCGCGCGAGATCGACGTGCTGAGCCGACTCGCCGCCGGCCGTCGCAATCGTGAGATCGCCGCCGAACTGTCCATCAGCGAGAACACGGTGAAGTTCCACGTGGGCCGCATCTATCGCAAGCTGCACGTGCAGAGTCGTGCCGAGGCGACGGCACGGTATCTGTCGCAGCCGGGTGTGGAGCTGTAG
- the fdhA gene encoding formaldehyde dehydrogenase, glutathione-independent: MASNRAVAYKGPGVVEVVDTDYPEFELKDGPGVNPANVGRKVPHGAILRTVATNICGSDQHMVRGRTTAPTGLILGHEITGEVVEVGPGVEFIKVGDICSVPFNIACGRCRNCKEGKTGICLNVNPDRPGSAYGYVDMGGWVGGQAEYVLVPYADWNLLKFPDRDQALEKILDLTMLSDIFPTGFHGAYTAGVRPGSTVYIAGAGPVGLAAATGAQLLGAAAVIVGDMNADRLAQARSFGCETIDLTKGEPQDQIEQILGEPEVDCAVDAVGFEAKGHGADATHEAPATVLNSLMTLTAAGGALGIPGLYVTGDPGGVDEAAKVGSLSLRLGLGWAKSLSFTTGQCPVMRYNRQLMMAILHDKVHIAKNVNATPISLEDAPRGYAEFDQGAAKKYVLNPNGYLDDKAA, encoded by the coding sequence ATGGCCAGCAATCGTGCCGTGGCATACAAGGGCCCGGGAGTGGTCGAGGTCGTCGACACCGATTACCCGGAGTTCGAATTGAAGGACGGCCCCGGGGTGAACCCGGCCAACGTCGGACGGAAGGTTCCGCACGGGGCGATCCTGCGCACGGTCGCCACGAACATCTGCGGATCGGACCAGCACATGGTCCGCGGGCGCACCACCGCTCCCACCGGGCTGATCCTCGGTCACGAGATCACCGGCGAAGTCGTCGAGGTCGGACCCGGCGTGGAATTCATCAAGGTCGGCGACATCTGCTCGGTGCCCTTCAACATCGCCTGCGGGCGCTGTCGCAACTGCAAGGAGGGCAAGACCGGCATCTGCCTGAACGTGAACCCGGACCGACCGGGCAGCGCCTACGGCTATGTCGACATGGGCGGCTGGGTCGGCGGCCAGGCTGAGTACGTGCTCGTCCCGTATGCCGATTGGAACCTGCTGAAGTTCCCGGACCGCGATCAGGCTCTGGAGAAGATCCTCGACCTGACCATGCTCTCCGACATCTTCCCGACCGGCTTCCACGGCGCCTACACCGCCGGTGTGCGGCCGGGCTCGACCGTCTACATCGCCGGTGCCGGGCCCGTGGGACTGGCCGCTGCGACAGGAGCACAGCTGCTGGGTGCGGCAGCGGTGATCGTCGGCGACATGAACGCGGACCGGCTTGCGCAGGCGCGCTCGTTCGGCTGCGAGACGATCGACCTGACCAAGGGCGAGCCGCAGGACCAGATCGAGCAGATCCTCGGCGAACCCGAGGTCGACTGCGCCGTGGACGCGGTGGGCTTCGAAGCCAAGGGCCACGGCGCGGATGCGACGCACGAGGCGCCGGCGACCGTGCTGAACTCGCTGATGACGCTGACCGCCGCCGGCGGTGCGCTCGGCATTCCGGGCCTGTACGTCACGGGTGACCCGGGAGGGGTCGACGAGGCGGCGAAGGTCGGCTCGCTGTCGCTGCGCCTGGGGCTGGGCTGGGCGAAGTCGCTGTCGTTCACGACCGGACAGTGCCCGGTCATGCGCTACAACCGGCAGCTGATGATGGCGATCCTGCACGACAAGGTGCACATCGCCAAGAACGTCAACGCGACGCCGATCTCGCTGGAGGACGCTCCGCGCGGCTACGCCGAGTTCGACCAGGGTGCGGCCAAGAAGTACGTGCTGAACCCGAACGGCTATCTGGACGACAAGGCCGCCTGA
- a CDS encoding asparaginase → MSQTFAATAAAELAVIERSGFVESRHTGSAIVLAPDGEVMREYGDPSALILPRSTMKPIQALTCLGVGAPLEGERLALATASHSGTDRHVAVVRDILASAELTEDDLGCPAAWPSDSATRDEMLRDHGQPSRVRMNCSGKHAAMLLACRTAGWDTASYLDPAHPLQVQVRELAERLTGAKVGTTAIDGCGAPVFAMTLAGLAKAIHRIATSSMTSPFALHRNAGTLVRAVRADPWTIAGPGQPDTIVIERLGVFSKVGAEGVQVMVAPNGTTVAIKMLDGSSRATTAVALRLLELAGALDSADVADTMSQLPLTVTGGGRDVGAIRPAF, encoded by the coding sequence GTGTCGCAGACCTTCGCCGCCACCGCCGCCGCCGAACTCGCCGTCATCGAACGCAGCGGCTTCGTGGAGTCTCGCCACACCGGCTCGGCGATCGTGCTGGCCCCCGACGGCGAAGTCATGCGCGAATACGGCGACCCGTCGGCGCTGATCCTGCCGCGCTCGACGATGAAGCCGATACAGGCTCTGACCTGCCTCGGCGTGGGTGCACCGCTGGAGGGCGAACGCCTCGCCCTTGCCACCGCAAGCCACTCGGGCACCGACCGCCACGTCGCGGTCGTGCGCGACATCCTCGCCTCTGCAGAGCTCACCGAAGACGATCTGGGGTGCCCGGCCGCGTGGCCGAGCGACTCCGCCACGCGAGACGAGATGCTGCGCGATCACGGCCAGCCCAGTCGAGTGCGGATGAACTGCTCGGGCAAGCACGCAGCGATGCTGCTGGCGTGCCGCACCGCCGGATGGGACACCGCGTCCTACCTCGATCCCGCCCATCCGCTGCAGGTGCAGGTGCGCGAACTGGCCGAGCGTCTCACCGGCGCGAAGGTGGGCACCACGGCGATCGACGGATGCGGGGCGCCGGTGTTCGCGATGACGCTGGCCGGGCTCGCGAAGGCCATCCACCGCATCGCGACCTCATCGATGACTTCGCCGTTCGCACTGCACCGCAACGCCGGCACCCTGGTACGGGCCGTGCGTGCCGATCCCTGGACGATCGCCGGCCCCGGACAGCCCGACACCATCGTCATCGAGCGGCTGGGAGTGTTCTCAAAGGTCGGCGCCGAGGGAGTGCAGGTCATGGTCGCCCCGAACGGGACGACCGTCGCGATCAAGATGCTCGACGGTTCCTCTCGCGCCACGACCGCTGTCGCGCTGCGCCTGCTCGAGCTCGCCGGCGCCCTGGACAGCGCCGACGTCGCCGACACGATGTCACAGCTTCCGCTGACCGTCACTGGCGGCGGACGGGACGTCGGGGCCATCCGCCCCGCGTTCTAA